In Kaistella faecalis, a genomic segment contains:
- a CDS encoding TerC/Alx family metal homeostasis membrane protein, whose product MNSETIFLLGFLVFIFFILALDLGLLKKRSDTISMKQAGLMSFFVVALSMCFYFVLITYGHLLHGIDSMSKLQEVISAHHHPVKVIPNDLENSIQLYNQNLGLEYLTGYVVEYALSVDNIFVMVLIFGAFGVAHKNYHRVLFWGILGAIVMRFIFIFVGAALIEKFSWIMYVFGAFLVFTGIKMFFDKDGEDKIDTQNHPVVKFAKRFFQVHDHFVGNKFFVTIDGVKKITPLFLVLLIIEATDLIFAVDSIPAIFSVTKDPYIVFFSNIFAIIGLRSMFFLLAGIIDKFRFLKVGLSVLLTFIGLKMLLHSYLEAWGFTTSHSLIIIVGILGLSIFFSLIFPERKKDRKLKFDPEHEDNLHR is encoded by the coding sequence ATGAATAGCGAAACAATTTTTTTACTGGGATTCTTAGTATTTATCTTTTTTATCCTGGCACTCGATTTAGGATTACTCAAAAAAAGATCCGACACCATTTCTATGAAACAGGCCGGATTAATGAGTTTCTTTGTTGTAGCACTTTCCATGTGCTTTTATTTTGTCCTTATTACCTACGGTCACCTACTCCATGGCATCGACAGCATGTCAAAGTTGCAGGAGGTAATTTCCGCACACCATCATCCGGTAAAAGTAATTCCCAACGATCTGGAAAACAGCATACAGCTGTATAATCAGAATTTAGGTCTTGAATATCTCACAGGTTATGTTGTAGAATACGCTCTTTCTGTAGATAATATCTTCGTCATGGTTCTTATCTTTGGTGCATTTGGGGTAGCTCACAAGAATTACCACAGAGTATTGTTCTGGGGAATTCTTGGTGCTATTGTGATGCGCTTTATCTTTATATTCGTAGGTGCTGCACTGATCGAAAAATTCAGCTGGATCATGTACGTATTTGGTGCGTTCCTCGTGTTTACAGGTATTAAAATGTTCTTTGATAAAGACGGGGAAGATAAAATCGATACGCAGAATCATCCGGTGGTAAAGTTTGCCAAACGATTCTTTCAGGTTCATGATCATTTTGTGGGGAACAAGTTCTTTGTTACCATCGACGGTGTTAAGAAAATCACCCCTCTTTTCCTTGTTCTCCTTATTATAGAAGCTACCGATTTGATCTTCGCAGTAGATAGTATTCCGGCCATTTTTTCAGTGACTAAGGACCCTTATATAGTGTTCTTCTCTAACATATTTGCAATTATAGGTTTACGGTCAATGTTCTTCCTCTTGGCAGGAATTATCGATAAGTTCCGCTTTCTCAAAGTTGGCTTATCGGTACTGTTAACGTTCATTGGTTTGAAGATGTTACTTCACAGTTATCTGGAAGCATGGGGATTCACAACCAGTCATTCCTTGATAATTATTGTCGGAATTTTAGGTTTAAGTATCTTCTTCTCACTTATTTTCCCTGAGCGTAAAAAGGACAGAAAACTAAAGTTCGATCCTGAACACGAAGATAATTTACACAGGTAA
- a CDS encoding helix-turn-helix domain-containing protein has product MNLNERISKIISYSELSASEFANEIDVQRSNISHITSGRNKPSLDFLIKIKERFPELQWNWLIMGEGEMIKNIEEEIAPEKSKPTPLPDLFSLIADENFGVTEKEDKIEKHVSPESNISAQVPEKENIGDSQRLEPAETKTTIQITENQESKIKRIVWFYENGKFESFEP; this is encoded by the coding sequence ATGAATTTAAACGAAAGGATTTCAAAAATCATCTCCTATTCGGAATTGTCAGCTTCAGAATTTGCCAATGAAATTGATGTGCAGCGTTCAAACATTTCTCACATCACTTCAGGACGAAATAAACCGTCTCTCGACTTTCTGATTAAAATTAAAGAGCGTTTTCCTGAACTGCAGTGGAATTGGCTGATTATGGGCGAAGGTGAAATGATAAAAAATATTGAGGAAGAAATTGCTCCGGAAAAATCTAAACCTACTCCATTACCCGATCTTTTCTCTTTGATTGCAGATGAAAATTTTGGAGTTACAGAAAAGGAAGATAAAATTGAAAAACATGTTTCTCCAGAATCGAATATTTCTGCACAAGTTCCCGAAAAAGAAAATATAGGCGATTCTCAGCGATTAGAGCCGGCGGAAACCAAAACGACTATCCAAATAACTGAAAATCAAGAGAGTAAAATTAAACGGATTGTTTGGTTCTACGAAAATGGAAAGTTTGAGAGTTTTGAACCGTAA
- a CDS encoding M14 family zinc carboxypeptidase, with translation MSKNLNYRQNPNFPNRYISPEKLFFYLQQDFSDYIFEVGKSYLGKPIYKMTLGTGNVRVLAWSQMHGNESNATHAMLDLLEIFKFQPDLKEKLFSLITLDFIFMLNPDGSEKWTRRNALDIDMNRDFLKLSSKEFSILKNIAENGNYSYGLNLHEQRTIFTTDGEHPATLSFLAPSVNAQREINETRKIAMAVIVKIYENLKTVIPNQIARYSDEFYPTSVGDNFSKMGLPTILFEGGHFINDYNRINTRKYYTLALYESLNAIAALKGSTENWEEYQKIPENRETHYDIIYRNVKLNTDFECILDIAVQYREELREGDDEISFIPIVMEVGDVGIKKGWKEIDCTGRTFLSERKFPKLDAEVDFTIE, from the coding sequence ATGTCAAAAAACCTTAATTACCGACAAAACCCTAATTTCCCAAACCGCTATATTTCCCCGGAAAAATTATTTTTTTACCTCCAGCAGGATTTCAGCGATTATATTTTTGAAGTTGGGAAGTCGTATTTGGGAAAGCCCATTTATAAAATGACGTTAGGTACGGGTAATGTGAGAGTCCTGGCATGGTCCCAAATGCATGGAAATGAGTCCAACGCTACCCACGCAATGCTGGATCTGCTGGAAATTTTTAAATTTCAGCCAGATTTAAAGGAAAAATTATTCTCCCTGATTACCCTTGATTTCATATTCATGTTAAATCCAGACGGTTCAGAAAAATGGACCCGCAGAAACGCTTTGGATATCGACATGAACAGGGATTTTCTTAAGCTATCAAGCAAAGAATTTTCAATACTGAAGAATATCGCGGAAAATGGGAATTATAGTTATGGACTCAATCTTCATGAACAGAGAACCATTTTTACCACGGACGGCGAGCATCCGGCGACTCTTTCCTTCTTAGCACCTTCAGTAAATGCTCAAAGAGAAATTAATGAAACGCGAAAAATAGCAATGGCAGTAATTGTTAAGATTTATGAAAATTTGAAAACTGTTATTCCAAATCAGATTGCGAGATATTCCGACGAATTTTATCCTACTTCTGTGGGGGATAACTTTTCGAAGATGGGTTTACCAACCATTCTTTTTGAAGGCGGACATTTTATCAATGATTATAACCGTATAAACACAAGAAAATACTACACACTGGCTTTGTATGAGAGTTTAAATGCAATTGCGGCATTGAAAGGGTCAACTGAAAACTGGGAAGAATACCAGAAAATTCCGGAAAACAGAGAAACGCATTACGACATTATTTACAGAAACGTAAAACTGAATACAGATTTTGAATGTATTCTTGATATTGCGGTGCAGTACCGGGAAGAACTGCGCGAAGGTGATGACGAAATATCTTTTATCCCAATTGTGATGGAAGTAGGAGACGTGGGTATAAAAAAAGGCTGGAAAGAGATCGACTGCACCGGTAGAACCTTCCTTTCTGAACGTAAATTCCCTAAATTGGATGCCGAAGTCGATTTTACTATTGAATAA
- a CDS encoding AAA family ATPase, producing the protein MKLAELAKELKISTESFIKFIQDFDLELCECITPKFDVKDDFAKFARENITFLKKYEKDLSQTKSIKDIAGTINQNPEKVAEIISQEKPKLFDNGMYKSSVSSFGIDHKLGGNYQFVYDYFGKKTNLTERDFIGYRDLFFHISKSLDPFINNTPLTDWGIHRPAGIILYGPPGSGKIFWANKIAEIIGYHFKEVKKYYLGTSFVDGLQTSFNDFLIQMLKDDKVLLFMEDFDEIMTERSEKRSVSSCDEETKEIVLHYISRFEDEDLLMVGSANSVADIDKEILAPGRFDVMIPVFPPNAHERSEMILYFMTENLSEDALLMKILVKNNADHLPFWEEISSKMKVFSNTMIVDFTQSLKKRIRNQYLKDNSEDIKIDGKLLNAARRDASAKLTEEYLNQVAQFITDVSIHNYDEFPKRITALKSELESYKVVEIPRKAIGFQAHKEETAKK; encoded by the coding sequence ATGAAACTTGCTGAACTCGCCAAGGAACTTAAAATATCAACCGAAAGTTTTATTAAATTTATTCAGGACTTCGATTTGGAACTTTGCGAATGCATCACTCCAAAATTTGATGTAAAAGACGATTTCGCAAAATTTGCCCGTGAAAATATTACCTTTCTTAAAAAGTATGAGAAGGATCTTTCGCAGACAAAATCCATTAAAGATATTGCCGGAACAATTAATCAGAATCCGGAAAAGGTGGCAGAAATTATCAGCCAGGAAAAACCTAAACTATTTGATAACGGAATGTACAAATCTTCAGTATCAAGTTTCGGTATCGATCATAAATTAGGTGGCAATTATCAGTTTGTTTACGATTACTTTGGAAAGAAAACCAATCTGACAGAGCGCGATTTTATTGGTTACCGCGACCTTTTTTTCCATATTTCCAAATCTTTAGACCCTTTTATCAACAATACTCCCCTTACCGATTGGGGTATTCACAGACCGGCAGGAATTATTCTTTACGGACCCCCGGGCAGCGGAAAAATTTTCTGGGCGAATAAAATCGCAGAAATTATCGGTTATCATTTTAAAGAGGTGAAAAAATACTATTTGGGAACTTCTTTTGTAGATGGACTTCAGACAAGCTTTAACGATTTCCTGATTCAGATGCTGAAGGACGATAAAGTACTTCTTTTTATGGAAGATTTTGATGAAATCATGACTGAAAGAAGCGAAAAAAGGTCGGTTTCATCGTGTGATGAAGAAACAAAAGAAATCGTGCTCCATTATATAAGCCGTTTTGAAGATGAAGATTTACTGATGGTAGGTTCGGCAAATTCAGTTGCAGATATTGACAAAGAAATACTGGCGCCAGGAAGATTCGATGTTATGATTCCGGTATTTCCGCCAAATGCTCACGAAAGGTCGGAAATGATTTTATATTTTATGACGGAAAATCTTTCTGAAGATGCACTTCTGATGAAAATTTTAGTAAAAAATAATGCAGATCATCTTCCGTTTTGGGAAGAAATTTCATCTAAAATGAAGGTTTTTTCAAATACAATGATCGTCGATTTTACGCAAAGTTTAAAAAAACGAATCCGGAATCAGTACTTAAAAGACAATTCCGAAGATATTAAAATTGACGGTAAATTGCTGAACGCAGCTCGCCGCGACGCTTCCGCAAAACTTACGGAAGAATATCTGAATCAGGTTGCCCAGTTTATTACTGATGTTTCGATACATAATTACGATGAATTTCCGAAAAGAATCACTGCATTAAAAAGTGAGTTGGAATCATATAAAGTTGTGGAAATTCCAAGAAAAGCCATTGGCTTCCAGGCACATAAAGAAGAGACCGCAAAAAAATAA